A genomic region of Rheinheimera sp. MMS21-TC3 contains the following coding sequences:
- a CDS encoding redoxin family protein, with protein sequence MPPLNSFSLAPELETCAWFNTEQPLYLSALRGKVIVIVAFQMLCPGCVSHSLPQASALQKFHSTSQLQVIGLHAVFEHHHVMTQEALQVFIAEYGLNFAIAVDQPSTVEALPKTMSKLQLHGTPSIVLIDKQGRIRLNHFGHLHDLQLGSIIGRLLAETFD encoded by the coding sequence GTTTTAGCCTAGCACCAGAACTGGAAACTTGTGCTTGGTTTAATACCGAACAACCACTTTACCTTAGTGCCTTGCGCGGTAAGGTTATCGTTATAGTGGCCTTTCAGATGTTATGCCCAGGTTGTGTATCACATAGCCTACCCCAAGCCTCTGCCTTACAAAAGTTCCACTCAACTAGCCAGTTACAGGTTATTGGCTTACATGCAGTATTTGAGCATCATCACGTTATGACCCAAGAAGCTTTACAAGTCTTTATTGCTGAGTATGGCTTAAACTTTGCTATCGCGGTAGACCAACCATCGACAGTGGAAGCCCTACCTAAAACCATGTCCAAACTGCAACTGCATGGTACACCTAGTATAGTGTTAATTGATAAACAAGGTAGGATCCGTCTTAACCATTTTGGCCATCTGCATGACTTGCAATTGGGCAGTATTATTGGCCGGCTATTGGCAGAGACTTTTGATTAA
- a CDS encoding NYN domain-containing protein: MTKIAVLVDVQNVYYTTRDAYGKRFDYNAFWRLLNQSGTVVQATAYAIDRGDEKQRQFQNILRAIGFEIKLKPFIQRADGSAKGDWDVGITIDALDYAEQADVVVLVSGDGDFDLLVQKIQQKGKAVQVYGVPSLTALALINAACEFIPIEQGLLLN, encoded by the coding sequence ATGACAAAAATAGCAGTATTAGTAGACGTGCAAAATGTGTATTACACCACCCGTGATGCTTATGGTAAGCGTTTTGATTATAACGCATTTTGGCGGCTGCTTAATCAAAGTGGTACTGTGGTTCAAGCAACAGCCTATGCTATTGATCGTGGTGATGAAAAACAGCGGCAATTTCAAAATATTCTGCGTGCTATTGGTTTTGAAATAAAACTTAAACCCTTTATTCAGCGTGCTGACGGCTCAGCTAAAGGTGACTGGGATGTAGGTATTACTATTGATGCCTTAGATTATGCTGAGCAAGCCGATGTCGTTGTGCTGGTGTCAGGAGATGGGGATTTTGATTTGCTGGTCCAAAAAATACAACAAAAGGGCAAGGCTGTTCAGGTGTATGGTGTGCCTTCATTAACGGCTTTAGCGCTTATCAATGCAGCTTGTGAATTTATTCCGATCGAACAGGGTTTATTATTAAATTAA
- a CDS encoding DUF6868 family protein, translating to MDTIIIVTQFFGWSLVINSSILLFTTLVLTWFRPRIKAIQAKMFALEKAQLNLVYFKYLAYYKIGIIIFNLAPYISLKIIS from the coding sequence ATGGATACTATCATTATAGTCACTCAGTTTTTCGGTTGGAGCTTAGTAATTAATAGTAGTATTTTACTGTTTACTACCTTAGTGTTAACTTGGTTTCGGCCGCGAATAAAAGCCATACAAGCAAAAATGTTTGCGCTAGAAAAAGCACAGCTTAATTTGGTTTATTTTAAATATTTAGCTTATTACAAAATAGGTATCATTATTTTTAATTTAGCGCCTTATATTAGCTTGAAAATAATTAGCTAG
- a CDS encoding DksA/TraR family C4-type zinc finger protein, with protein MAGGWTRDGATQEQIDASVEDAVQQARSQLNQGESLAHCEECGCAIPKARREAIPGVRMCVQCQQQLEKQQTASSGINRRGSKDSQLR; from the coding sequence ATGGCTGGCGGTTGGACACGAGATGGCGCCACTCAAGAGCAAATAGATGCTAGCGTTGAAGACGCAGTACAGCAAGCTAGAAGCCAATTAAACCAGGGGGAGAGTCTAGCGCACTGTGAAGAGTGTGGCTGCGCTATCCCTAAGGCACGACGCGAAGCAATTCCCGGTGTTCGCATGTGCGTGCAATGTCAGCAGCAGTTAGAAAAACAACAAACGGCATCTTCAGGTATTAATCGTCGAGGTAGTAAGGATAGTCAACTAAGGTGA